A single Drosophila miranda strain MSH22 chromosome XR, D.miranda_PacBio2.1, whole genome shotgun sequence DNA region contains:
- the LOC108152910 gene encoding protein GUCD1 isoform X2 has product MNGLPQSKHYNLTHYQQRYNWDCGLSCIIMILSTQQRDEMLTNFEAICKEEGFGSSTWTIDLCYLLLRYQVRHEYYTQTLGIDPNYSQHTYYSKIIDKDEKRVTRKFKDAKAHGLRVEQRTVDMEVILRHLARHGPVILLTNASVLTCEICKQNVLEKFGYAGHYVVLCGYDMATEKVFYHNPEVHDGHICRCLAESMDTARRAYGTDEDIILIFDQMASKE; this is encoded by the exons ATGAACGGCCTCCCACAAAGCAAGCACTACAATCTGACGCACTACCAGCAGAGGTACAACTGGGACTGCGGCCTGTCCTGCATCATCATGATATTGTCCACCCAACAGCGGGATGAGATGCTGACCAATTTCGAGGCCATCTGCAAGGAGGAGGGCTTCGGGTCGAGTACCTGGACCATTGATTTGTGCTACCTGCTGCTGCGCTACCAAGTGCGTCACGAGTACTACACCCAGACCTTGGGCATCGATCCAAACTACAGCCAACACACTTACTACTCGAAAATAATTGACAAGGACGAGAAGCGCGTAACGCGCAAGTTCAAGGATGCCAAGGCCCATGGGTTGCGCGTTGAGCAGCGCACTGTCGACATGGAGGTTATTCTCAGGCATCTAGCGCGACACGGTCCGGTAATCCTGCTGACCAACGCCTCGGTGCTCACCTGCGAGATATGCAAGCAGAATGTCCTGGAGAAGTTTGG GTATGCCGGACACTATGTGGTGCTCTGCGGCTACGACATGGCCACCGAAAAGGTTTTCTACCACAACCCGGAGGTGCACGATGGCC atattTGCCGCTGCCTGGCCGAGTCGATGGACACGGCCCGTCGTGCCTATGGCACGGACGAGGACATCATCTTGATATTCGACCAGATGGCCAGCAAGGAATAA
- the LOC108152910 gene encoding protein GUCD1 isoform X1 codes for MNGLPQSKHYNLTHYQQRYNWDCGLSCIIMILSTQQRDEMLTNFEAICKEEGFGSSTWTIDLCYLLLRYQVRHEYYTQTLGIDPNYSQHTYYSKIIDKDEKRVTRKFKDAKAHGLRVEQRTVDMEVILRHLARHGPVILLTNASVLTCEICKQNVLEKFGCFHIRCIARNTRLPAATNKRYAGHYVVLCGYDMATEKVFYHNPEVHDGHICRCLAESMDTARRAYGTDEDIILIFDQMASKE; via the exons ATGAACGGCCTCCCACAAAGCAAGCACTACAATCTGACGCACTACCAGCAGAGGTACAACTGGGACTGCGGCCTGTCCTGCATCATCATGATATTGTCCACCCAACAGCGGGATGAGATGCTGACCAATTTCGAGGCCATCTGCAAGGAGGAGGGCTTCGGGTCGAGTACCTGGACCATTGATTTGTGCTACCTGCTGCTGCGCTACCAAGTGCGTCACGAGTACTACACCCAGACCTTGGGCATCGATCCAAACTACAGCCAACACACTTACTACTCGAAAATAATTGACAAGGACGAGAAGCGCGTAACGCGCAAGTTCAAGGATGCCAAGGCCCATGGGTTGCGCGTTGAGCAGCGCACTGTCGACATGGAGGTTATTCTCAGGCATCTAGCGCGACACGGTCCGGTAATCCTGCTGACCAACGCCTCGGTGCTCACCTGCGAGATATGCAAGCAGAATGTCCTGGAGAAGTTTGG CTGTTTCCATATTCGTTGTATTGCCCGAAATACACGCTTGCCCGCCGCCACCAACAAAAGGTATGCCGGACACTATGTGGTGCTCTGCGGCTACGACATGGCCACCGAAAAGGTTTTCTACCACAACCCGGAGGTGCACGATGGCC atattTGCCGCTGCCTGGCCGAGTCGATGGACACGGCCCGTCGTGCCTATGGCACGGACGAGGACATCATCTTGATATTCGACCAGATGGCCAGCAAGGAATAA
- the LOC108152909 gene encoding dopamine N-acetyltransferase isoform X1, which produces MLLLWLQAPGSSRRSSHLAAPASRLHIFSQARQQVKVTESTQAPRHPPSTCTSIAVMEYKLIGPEHYEQVIDHLRRNFFADEPLNKAAGLCQKGFGNSELEHHSLETLHDKLSLMAVDRSEGPEQEECKIAGVILNGILRPGDTAQALQKLQASSDLNFKKIFELLYSHNLKVDLFGRFKVDRIFDVRILSVDASYRGQGIAKELVRHAESLARKRGFRLLKADATGIFSQKILRSHGFELFSEQLYAKYTDAGGQVVLPVEAPHIKLQLLTKKVGHDDEDEDPQ; this is translated from the exons atgctgctgctttggctcCAAGCTCCAGGCTCTAGTCGTCGCAGTTCGCATTTGGCAGCGCCCGCAAGTAGGTTACACATTTTTTCCCAGGCTCGACAACAAGTGAAAGTAACTGAAA GCACCCAGGCACCCAGGCACCCACCCTCCACTTGCACTAGCATTGCCGTTATGGAGTACAAACTGATTGGACCAGAGCATTACGAGCAGGTGATCGACCACCTGAGGAGGAACTTCTTTGCGGACGAGCCACTGAACAAGGCTGCTGGACTGTGCCAGAAGGGATTCGGGAACAGCGAGTTGGAGCACCACAGCCTGGAGACGCTGCACGATAAGCTCAGCCTGATGGCCGTGGATCGCAGCGAAGGACCTGAACAGGAGGAATGCAAGATAGCCGGAGTAATACTGAACGGCATCCTGCGCCCGGGCGACACAGCGCAGGCCCTGCAGAAGCTCCAGGCGAGTAGCGACCTCAACTTCAAGAAGATCTTCGAGCTGCTCTACAGCCACAACCTGAAGGTTGATCTCTTCGGGCGTTTCAAGGTCGATCGTATTTTTGATGTGCGCATCCTCTCGGTGGATGCGAGCTACCGCGGCCAGGGCATTGCCAAGGAGCTGGTTAGGCACGCCGAGTCGCTGGCCCGCAAGCGCGGCTTCCGCCTGCTCAAGGCGGATGCCACGGGAATCTTCTCGCAGAAGATCCTCCGCTCCCACGGGTTCGAGCTATTTTCCGAGCAGCTGTACGCCAAGTACACGGACGCAGGCGGTCAGGTCGTCCTGCCCGTAGAGGCGCCGCACATTAAACTCCAGCTGCTGACCAAAAAAGTGGGACACgacgatgaggatgaggatccACAGTAA
- the LOC108152909 gene encoding dopamine N-acetyltransferase isoform X2, whose product MEYKLIGPEHYEQVIDHLRRNFFADEPLNKAAGLCQKGFGNSELEHHSLETLHDKLSLMAVDRSEGPEQEECKIAGVILNGILRPGDTAQALQKLQASSDLNFKKIFELLYSHNLKVDLFGRFKVDRIFDVRILSVDASYRGQGIAKELVRHAESLARKRGFRLLKADATGIFSQKILRSHGFELFSEQLYAKYTDAGGQVVLPVEAPHIKLQLLTKKVGHDDEDEDPQ is encoded by the coding sequence ATGGAGTACAAACTGATTGGACCAGAGCATTACGAGCAGGTGATCGACCACCTGAGGAGGAACTTCTTTGCGGACGAGCCACTGAACAAGGCTGCTGGACTGTGCCAGAAGGGATTCGGGAACAGCGAGTTGGAGCACCACAGCCTGGAGACGCTGCACGATAAGCTCAGCCTGATGGCCGTGGATCGCAGCGAAGGACCTGAACAGGAGGAATGCAAGATAGCCGGAGTAATACTGAACGGCATCCTGCGCCCGGGCGACACAGCGCAGGCCCTGCAGAAGCTCCAGGCGAGTAGCGACCTCAACTTCAAGAAGATCTTCGAGCTGCTCTACAGCCACAACCTGAAGGTTGATCTCTTCGGGCGTTTCAAGGTCGATCGTATTTTTGATGTGCGCATCCTCTCGGTGGATGCGAGCTACCGCGGCCAGGGCATTGCCAAGGAGCTGGTTAGGCACGCCGAGTCGCTGGCCCGCAAGCGCGGCTTCCGCCTGCTCAAGGCGGATGCCACGGGAATCTTCTCGCAGAAGATCCTCCGCTCCCACGGGTTCGAGCTATTTTCCGAGCAGCTGTACGCCAAGTACACGGACGCAGGCGGTCAGGTCGTCCTGCCCGTAGAGGCGCCGCACATTAAACTCCAGCTGCTGACCAAAAAAGTGGGACACgacgatgaggatgaggatccACAGTAA
- the LOC108153702 gene encoding probable V-type proton ATPase subunit D 2 codes for MASRDRLPVFPSRGAQTLMKSRLAGATKGHGLLKKKADALQMRFRLILGKIIETKTLMGQLMKEAAFSLAEAKFTTGDINQIVLQNVTKAQIKIRTKKDNVAGVTLPVFEPYTDGVDTYELAGLARGGQQLAKLKKNYQSAVRLLVELASLQTSFVTLDDVIKVTNRRVNAIEHVIIPRINRTIEYIISELDELEREEFYRLKKIQDKKREARKSADKRREELRRLGDLAATEEVQNILDEDGDEDLLF; via the exons ATGGCATCCAGAGATCGCTTGCCCGTGTTCCCCTCCCGCGG GGCCCAAACGCTGATGAAATCGCGCCTGGCTGGCGCCACCAAGGGACATGGACTGCTCAAGAAGAAAGCCGATGCCCTGCAGATGCGCTTTCGTctcattctgggcaaaatcatTGAG ACCAAGACTCTGATGGGCCAACTGATGAAGGAGGCCGCATTTTCTTTGGCGGAGGCCAAATTCACAACAGGCGACATCAACCAAATTGTGCTTCAGAACGTGACCAAGGCCCAGATCAAGATACGCACCAAGAAGGACAATGTGGCGGGTGTCACGCTGCCGGTGTTCGAGCCCTACACCGATGGAGTCGACACTTACGAGCTGGCCGGCCTGGCCCGCGGCGGCCAGCAGCTGGCGAAGCTCAAGAAGAACTATCAGAGCGCCGTGCGCCTCCTGGTCGAGCTGGCCTCGCTACAGACATCATTTGTAACCCTGGATGATGTCATCAAAGTTACCAATCGTCGAGTCAACGCGATCGAACATG TGATCATACCGCGCATTAATCGCACCATTGAGTACATCATCAGCGAACTGGATGAGCTGGAGCGTGAAGAATTTTATCGCTTGAAGAAGATCCAGGACAAGAAGCGAGAGGCACGCAAGTCTGCCGACAAGCGACGTGAAGAGCTGCGTCGCCTGGGCGACCTCGCCGCCACTGAGGAGGTCCAGAACATACTCGACGAAGATGGCGATGAGGATTTGTTGTTCTAG